A genome region from bacterium SCSIO 12844 includes the following:
- a CDS encoding 4'-phosphopantetheinyl transferase superfamily protein, whose protein sequence is MINLYSLNLNFFNIEQITLLPHIEEKYQTFKSKKRQIEYVASQWLRHYVFSKILGVDQGQLSFLKDQNNRPFLANDRSYDFNITHSGHWLIMAVTNKGHIGIDLESLNRKHTYLAIAEQFFSDKEFYFLKALNKPEQLTYFYLIWTLKEARLKCTGQGIANGLKQVNYIFDDDKIIPLEKKISYQYISFMLDDQHIGSICLKSDLSLKPQMINCYQVQKGSELVAFDLDMIKQS, encoded by the coding sequence ATGATTAATTTATATTCTCTTAATTTAAACTTTTTTAATATTGAGCAAATTACACTTTTGCCTCATATAGAAGAAAAATATCAGACCTTTAAATCCAAAAAACGTCAAATAGAATATGTTGCATCGCAATGGTTACGTCATTATGTTTTTTCTAAGATTTTAGGAGTTGATCAGGGGCAATTAAGTTTTTTAAAAGACCAAAATAATCGCCCCTTTTTAGCAAATGATAGAAGTTATGACTTTAATATTACACACAGTGGTCATTGGTTGATTATGGCGGTGACAAATAAAGGTCATATTGGCATTGATTTAGAGTCTCTTAATAGAAAACATACATACTTAGCCATTGCCGAGCAATTTTTCTCTGATAAAGAATTTTACTTTTTAAAGGCGTTAAATAAACCAGAGCAACTCACTTATTTTTATTTGATTTGGACTTTAAAAGAAGCAAGATTAAAGTGTACAGGTCAAGGGATTGCCAATGGTTTAAAACAAGTTAATTATATTTTTGATGATGATAAAATTATACCTTTAGAGAAGAAAATATCTTATCAGTATATAAGCTTTATGTTAGATGATCAGCATATCGGTTCAATCTGTTTAAAAAGTGATTTAAGCTTAAAGCCTCAAATGATAAACTGCTATCAAGTTCAAAAGGGTAGTGAGCTAGTAGCGTTTGATTTAGATATGATCAAACAGAGTTAA
- a CDS encoding ISL3 family transposase, whose translation MAQLTLPLDIDSLEIISQHTFSKGNIIFAVESKCTKTKCHKCGKDATKRYGYSAPIEVRHTSIVDTPVILRIKPVRYQCEHCDDHPTTTEQYDWLAEGGKITKGLERYILRCVINSTIQDVARKERMSYKTIKHTLDHLISKQIDWNLYTDLETIGIDEISNRKGHQDFIAIISAKDKYGELSILAVLDSRKKGDVLTFLKSIPPHLKKTVKSVCTDMYEGFVNSAVEVFGKQRVVVDRYHVSKLYRKALDQVRIKEMKLLKESLSSDEYSELDNIMWILRKHHECLTQQDKDKLKKLYKHSPILKQAHHYAIKLTHIFNTHDDRKSAMAKIDRWISKVEKSDLNCFNTFIKTLQKHKNSIANYFKNRATSGFVEGLNNKIKSLFQRLMVDLRGYKMLGI comes from the coding sequence ATGGCCCAACTTACCTTACCTCTAGATATTGATTCTCTTGAAATAATTTCACAACATACTTTTTCCAAAGGAAATATTATATTTGCCGTTGAGAGTAAATGCACTAAAACCAAGTGTCATAAGTGTGGAAAAGATGCGACAAAACGCTATGGCTATAGTGCACCAATTGAGGTTAGACATACATCCATTGTGGATACACCTGTTATTTTAAGAATTAAACCTGTGCGCTATCAATGCGAGCATTGTGATGATCATCCAACAACTACAGAACAGTACGATTGGTTAGCCGAAGGCGGTAAAATTACCAAAGGTTTGGAACGCTATATTTTACGCTGTGTTATTAACAGCACAATTCAAGATGTAGCACGCAAGGAACGAATGAGTTACAAGACAATTAAACATACACTTGATCATTTAATTTCAAAGCAAATTGATTGGAACTTATATACTGATTTAGAAACGATAGGCATTGATGAAATTAGCAATCGTAAGGGGCATCAAGATTTTATAGCCATAATTAGTGCAAAAGATAAATATGGTGAATTATCAATTTTAGCGGTACTTGATAGCCGAAAAAAAGGCGATGTTTTAACTTTTTTAAAATCCATTCCACCTCACTTGAAAAAAACAGTGAAAAGTGTGTGTACTGACATGTATGAAGGCTTTGTTAATTCAGCGGTTGAAGTATTTGGTAAACAACGAGTTGTAGTTGATCGTTATCATGTATCAAAACTTTATAGAAAAGCTTTAGATCAAGTTAGAATTAAAGAGATGAAGCTTTTAAAAGAGTCTTTAAGTAGTGATGAATATAGTGAATTAGATAATATTATGTGGATTTTACGTAAACATCATGAATGTTTAACACAACAAGATAAAGATAAACTGAAAAAGCTATACAAGCATTCACCTATATTGAAACAGGCCCATCATTATGCTATCAAATTAACTCACATATTTAATACGCATGATGATAGAAAGTCAGCAATGGCTAAAATAGATAGATGGATTAGTAAAGTAGAAAAAAGTGATCTGAACTGTTTCAACACATTCATTAAAACCTTACAAAAACATAAAAATAGCATTGCAAATTATTTTAAAAATAGAGCAACTAGCGGATTTGTTGAAGGTTTAAATAATAAAATTAAATCACTTTTCCAAAGATTAATGGTTGATTTGAGAGGATATAAGATGCTTGGTATTTAA
- a CDS encoding LysR family transcriptional regulator, whose translation MSDLDRFELFIVVAEAKSLTEAANILNLSKASLSKQIKRLETELKVDLFSRASYRLTLTAQGEILLQQAQRLKKELDNTRTICQQFYKEPQGRLHIVVFSYFAKRLIFPKLKSFLQQYPKLNLTIDTSEKIPDFEKEQVDISIGFSLPVPDSDIIIQRSMGRTDYLLCASEEYFSKRAIPKTLEDLKEHHILCHSSRACEPIKFKKGYHINLTPYLYINSVSAMIDCALAGIGMIQLPIYMIGEFVESKQLISVLEPYQRTNEHIYYHYPKYRYIQPKVQKFIEFFLFSN comes from the coding sequence ATGTCTGATTTAGATCGTTTTGAATTATTTATCGTTGTTGCAGAAGCCAAAAGCCTAACTGAAGCTGCTAATATCTTAAACTTAAGTAAAGCATCCTTAAGTAAACAAATTAAAAGGCTAGAAACTGAATTAAAAGTCGATCTATTTTCACGTGCCAGTTATAGACTAACGCTAACAGCCCAAGGAGAAATCTTACTCCAACAAGCACAACGACTTAAAAAAGAGTTAGACAATACAAGAACAATTTGCCAACAGTTCTATAAAGAACCACAAGGTAGACTACATATTGTTGTCTTTAGCTATTTTGCCAAACGATTGATCTTTCCTAAATTAAAATCCTTTCTTCAACAATACCCAAAATTAAACTTGACCATCGATACCAGTGAAAAAATTCCTGATTTTGAAAAAGAGCAAGTCGATATTTCGATTGGCTTTTCACTACCTGTGCCAGATTCAGATATTATTATTCAACGTAGTATGGGTAGAACTGACTATCTTTTATGTGCATCAGAAGAATATTTTAGTAAGCGTGCAATCCCTAAAACACTAGAAGACTTAAAAGAACATCATATACTTTGTCATAGTAGTCGTGCTTGTGAACCCATTAAATTTAAAAAAGGCTACCATATTAATCTTACGCCTTATTTATATATTAATAGCGTCAGTGCTATGATTGACTGTGCACTTGCTGGTATTGGTATGATCCAATTACCTATCTATATGATTGGTGAGTTTGTTGAAAGTAAACAGTTAATTAGTGTACTTGAACCTTATCAAAGAACCAATGAACATATCTACTACCACTATCCTAAATACCGCTATATCCAACCAAAGGTACAAAAATTTATTGAATTCTTTTTATTTTCAAATTGA
- a CDS encoding 3-hydroxylacyl-ACP dehydratase produces MQINCSCNDCQAKEQMTSTPIRFRISSIVINVKLILTMQIPIESLIPHRKPMCLIDRVIQADSQTVICQSDIQTDHLFYRDEISGVDHWVGIEMMAQASAVLARFQEGRNLDEKPRLGFLLSIRNHKAYIPYFTAGTCLTIIASKIYIEDSLGAFDCQILVGEQLVTSAKINAIEPNDQMLDEIIKG; encoded by the coding sequence ATGCAAATTAATTGTTCTTGCAATGACTGTCAAGCAAAAGAGCAAATGACATCAACACCAATTCGTTTTAGAATAAGCTCAATCGTGATAAACGTTAAGCTAATACTGACCATGCAGATACCTATTGAATCATTGATTCCACATCGAAAGCCTATGTGTTTAATCGATCGCGTTATTCAAGCAGATAGTCAAACAGTTATCTGCCAAAGTGATATCCAAACTGACCATTTATTTTACCGAGATGAAATCAGTGGTGTTGATCACTGGGTAGGTATTGAGATGATGGCACAAGCAAGTGCTGTTTTAGCACGCTTTCAAGAGGGAAGAAATTTAGATGAAAAACCAAGATTAGGTTTTTTATTAAGTATTAGAAACCACAAGGCTTATATTCCCTATTTTACAGCAGGGACATGCTTAACTATAATAGCGTCAAAAATCTATATTGAAGATTCATTAGGCGCTTTTGACTGTCAGATTTTAGTTGGTGAGCAATTAGTTACTAGTGCAAAAATTAATGCCATTGAACCTAATGATCAAATGCTTGATGAAATCATAAAAGGATAA
- a CDS encoding helix-turn-helix domain-containing protein gives MSSQVYSLLKKTRENKDISLAFVASKTGISESTLHIIETGEIELLDIPTHTIEAYITRYGEFLGLKELPSYELPIKSKSRLNLTAFDYIIRLAIIIVIALLIYNVLVLIKKNILLNSQENTHKVTQVNTHNQLAQTDDNQLKPANSTPTSATNQIATSQTNQVSLIQKSNNQDTIATTQTANDHQAQMPEATNIPQPVTTNSIEHQTTEITAQKETPDITTTSPNSSLNNSTNNENWNKAMQTAIDNSSLSN, from the coding sequence ATGTCGTCACAGGTTTATTCCTTATTAAAAAAGACGAGAGAAAATAAGGATATATCGCTAGCATTTGTTGCTTCTAAAACCGGTATTTCTGAAAGTACATTACATATTATAGAAACAGGAGAAATCGAGCTTTTAGATATCCCAACCCATACGATTGAAGCGTATATCACACGCTATGGTGAATTTTTAGGTTTAAAAGAACTGCCAAGCTATGAATTACCGATAAAAAGTAAAAGCCGCCTTAACTTAACAGCCTTTGATTATATTATTCGCCTAGCCATTATTATTGTTATTGCACTGTTAATTTATAATGTCCTCGTTTTAATTAAAAAAAATATTTTACTTAATTCTCAAGAGAACACGCATAAGGTTACGCAAGTAAATACGCACAATCAACTAGCACAAACAGATGATAATCAATTAAAGCCCGCAAATTCCACGCCAACATCTGCGACAAATCAAATAGCTACCAGCCAAACTAATCAAGTTAGTTTAATACAAAAATCTAATAATCAAGATACAATAGCTACAACACAAACTGCTAATGATCATCAGGCTCAAATGCCAGAAGCTACCAATATTCCACAACCAGTTACCACAAACTCCATAGAGCATCAAACAACTGAAATAACAGCTCAAAAAGAGACACCGGATATAACAACAACCTCACCAAATAGCAGCCTAAATAACTCAACCAATAATGAAAATTGGAATAAGGCCATGCAAACGGCCATTGATAATTCATCACTATCAAACTAG
- a CDS encoding beta-ketoacyl-ACP synthase, translating into MRRVVVTGTGCVTALGNRWSEIKENMLLEKTAIKKMPMWSDIDGLNTQLGGPVVGFELPEYYTRKKTRAMGRVAQLATVSAESALIDANLLDNQALLTSGRCGIAYGSCSGSTGPISDLSRIATERAVKNVTATTYVKLMSHTCAVNIALFFNLTGRVIPTSSACTSGSQAIGYAYEAIQQGKADIMLAGGAEELCPSQVAIFDTLYATSLRNDQPETTPRPFDKNRDGLVIGEGAGTLILEELSHAQRRGATIYAEIVGFGTNCDARHITQPTAEMMQKAIELALMDAHLETDKIGYISAHGTATDRGDVAESQATNALFSEDTPISSLKGHYGHTLGACGAVEAILTMHMMHDGLFMPTANLDEIDSNCAKLDYIMDKPRPLDIDYFMSNNFAFGGINTSLIFKREI; encoded by the coding sequence ATGAGACGTGTGGTTGTTACAGGTACAGGTTGTGTGACAGCATTAGGTAATCGCTGGTCTGAAATTAAAGAAAATATGTTGTTAGAGAAAACAGCAATTAAAAAAATGCCCATGTGGTCAGATATTGATGGCTTAAATACGCAGTTAGGTGGCCCTGTTGTTGGCTTTGAATTACCAGAATATTATACACGTAAAAAAACACGCGCTATGGGACGCGTTGCACAATTAGCAACAGTCTCAGCTGAAAGTGCCCTAATCGATGCCAATCTATTAGATAACCAAGCGTTATTAACTTCTGGACGTTGTGGCATTGCCTATGGTTCATGCTCAGGTAGTACAGGCCCTATTAGTGATTTATCAAGAATTGCAACAGAGCGTGCGGTTAAAAATGTCACAGCAACAACTTATGTTAAGTTAATGAGTCATACCTGTGCGGTCAATATCGCATTATTTTTTAATTTAACCGGCCGAGTGATTCCAACTTCAAGTGCGTGTACATCTGGTTCACAGGCTATTGGTTATGCTTATGAAGCCATTCAACAAGGTAAAGCTGATATTATGCTTGCAGGAGGTGCTGAAGAGTTATGCCCAAGTCAGGTAGCTATTTTTGATACGTTGTATGCAACAAGCCTAAGAAATGATCAACCAGAAACGACACCAAGGCCATTTGATAAAAATCGTGATGGCTTAGTAATTGGTGAAGGTGCTGGCACATTAATTTTAGAAGAGTTATCACATGCACAAAGACGTGGGGCAACAATTTATGCTGAGATCGTTGGCTTTGGTACCAATTGTGATGCGAGACATATCACACAACCAACAGCAGAAATGATGCAAAAGGCCATTGAATTAGCTTTAATGGATGCGCATTTAGAAACAGATAAAATTGGCTATATTTCAGCACATGGTACAGCAACCGATCGAGGTGATGTTGCCGAATCACAAGCAACGAATGCACTATTTTCCGAAGATACGCCAATTAGTTCATTAAAGGGTCACTATGGCCATACTTTGGGTGCTTGTGGTGCAGTAGAAGCAATTTTAACGATGCATATGATGCATGATGGTCTATTTATGCCAACGGCGAATTTAGATGAAATTGACTCTAATTGTGCTAAGTTAGACTATATTATGGATAAGCCACGCCCATTAGATATCGATTATTTTATGAGCAATAATTTTGCCTTTGGTGGTATTAATACGTCATTAATCTTTAAACGTGAGATTTAA
- a CDS encoding IS3 family transposase: MKKGVNHFLKEKVKRAELYEFINLYRRDFSIERMAKIFGVSRSAYYQYSRGNLSKKEIINSQLRPLLIKAFINSKGEYGTRRLQLLLRRLDIYVGRKRIAKLMKELGLYAKARRKFKVTTNQSKRPYYVAPNLLKQKFMVEAPNEVWVSDITYVPTNEGWLYLATVVDLFSRKVVGLAMSQRITADLVLRAVNQAVKRRQPDSGLILHSDRGSQYTSRVYHQLTKKHRIRLSMSSTGNCYDNAVAESFFHTLKLAVVHDQKYQTRNQAMRCIFEYVEVFYNRQRMHSTLNYLSPEEFERNYFNQPQYPIAKCLVKG; encoded by the coding sequence ATTAAAAAAGGCGTTAACCATTTTCTCAAAGAAAAAGTAAAAAGAGCCGAGCTTTATGAATTTATTAATTTGTATCGGCGAGATTTCTCAATTGAGAGAATGGCAAAGATTTTTGGTGTTAGTCGTAGCGCTTACTATCAGTACAGTCGTGGTAACTTGTCTAAGAAAGAGATAATAAATAGCCAGTTACGCCCTCTGTTAATCAAAGCATTCATAAACTCAAAGGGAGAATATGGCACAAGGCGGTTACAGCTTTTACTTAGACGACTAGATATCTATGTCGGTCGTAAACGTATTGCTAAGCTAATGAAAGAATTGGGGCTTTATGCTAAAGCAAGAAGAAAGTTTAAGGTAACCACCAATCAAAGTAAAAGACCTTATTATGTTGCACCTAATTTGTTAAAACAAAAATTCATGGTAGAAGCTCCTAATGAGGTATGGGTGAGTGATATCACTTATGTGCCAACTAATGAAGGATGGTTATATTTAGCAACTGTTGTTGACTTATTTTCAAGGAAAGTTGTTGGCTTGGCTATGAGTCAGCGTATTACAGCTGATTTAGTTTTAAGGGCAGTTAATCAAGCAGTTAAAAGGCGACAGCCTGATTCAGGGTTGATATTACACTCTGATAGGGGATCTCAATATACAAGCCGAGTTTATCATCAATTAACTAAAAAGCATCGAATTAGATTAAGCATGAGTAGTACGGGTAACTGCTATGACAATGCTGTAGCTGAAAGTTTTTTCCATACTTTGAAATTAGCAGTTGTACATGATCAGAAATACCAAACTAGGAATCAAGCAATGCGCTGTATCTTTGAATATGTTGAAGTTTTTTATAACCGCCAAAGGATGCACTCAACGTTAAACTATTTATCACCAGAGGAGTTTGAAAGAAATTATTTTAATCAACCACAATATCCCATAGCCAAGTGTCTAGTAAAAGGTTGA
- the nagZ gene encoding beta-N-acetylhexosaminidase — MIDLNHLHFSGPLMIGIESTTLSPDDQRRLLHTKVGGVILFARNFISKSQIMKLCNHIHQLKPELIIGIDQEGGRVQRLKGDGFSNLPSLYSIGKHYSKNPQKTIEQIINHAKMMATELQQCDIDLSFAPVVDLYHKDSQVIGERAFSDQADIVTELSKYYINTMLEVGIIPVIKHFPGHGSVTLDTHKETVSDLRDLKTIEAYDLKPYFYHIEQTNTPIMASHILLPKIDTQIASFSKHWLQTYLRGQLNFKGLIFSDDLGMQAAINAAKGRFNCIETSIACGCDIAIIGNDFDMVDSHLARFRE, encoded by the coding sequence ATGATTGACTTAAATCATTTACATTTTTCTGGACCTTTGATGATTGGTATTGAGTCAACTACATTAAGCCCAGATGATCAAAGGCGTTTATTACATACTAAAGTCGGTGGTGTAATTTTATTTGCACGTAATTTTATTTCTAAATCACAAATAATGAAATTATGTAATCATATTCACCAACTAAAGCCAGAACTTATTATTGGCATCGACCAGGAAGGTGGCCGTGTACAACGCTTAAAAGGTGATGGTTTTAGTAATTTGCCTTCATTATATTCAATTGGCAAACATTACTCAAAAAATCCTCAAAAAACCATTGAACAAATCATTAATCATGCAAAGATGATGGCTACTGAGTTACAGCAGTGTGATATTGATCTATCCTTTGCACCTGTTGTTGATTTATATCATAAAGATAGTCAAGTGATTGGTGAACGTGCATTTTCTGATCAAGCGGATATTGTCACTGAATTATCAAAATACTATATTAATACCATGCTTGAAGTTGGCATTATTCCTGTGATTAAGCACTTCCCAGGTCATGGTTCAGTAACACTTGATACGCACAAAGAAACAGTTAGCGATTTAAGAGACTTAAAAACAATCGAAGCTTATGATCTAAAGCCCTATTTCTATCATATTGAACAGACCAATACCCCAATTATGGCCTCACATATTCTACTACCAAAAATTGATACTCAAATTGCTTCTTTTTCAAAACACTGGCTTCAAACTTATTTACGTGGGCAATTAAACTTCAAAGGCTTAATTTTTTCTGACGATCTAGGCATGCAAGCAGCCATTAATGCAGCGAAAGGACGATTTAATTGTATTGAAACTTCAATTGCTTGTGGCTGTGATATCGCTATCATTGGCAATGACTTTGATATGGTTGATAGTCATCTAGCTAGGTTCCGTGAATAA
- a CDS encoding MFS transporter — protein MKKSSLSIICLGFFMVVMDVTIVNVALPSIKAALNTSMMGLEWVVDGYTLTFAAFLLVSGFLGGQYNTKRVFQFGIILFSLSSLGCGLSNSISQLVLLRVLQGIGAAFVLPNSLNLINQLSTDELQRTKLIGIWAAIGGIAAAVGPIVGGLLTELMSWRSVFLVNVPLGLICIIYIEKTIPTIILSSKRLNIDVIGQILGILSIAALAFALISVSDCGWVSAQSVIHFALFILLLIAFIYSQLKVPSPMLPIHLFKSKHFSIAVLVGLIMNIAFYGELFILPLYFHQQMGLSIAKTGFAMIPLMLVTGISSYLSSKFIQAIGAKLVMMIGFFIGVIGFISLLMVIAFQFSYLLFILPLALIGFGMAFIMPAATVVIISSVSNHYHGVASGAINMARQVGSLIGVAIFGSVITSMITFTFGVEVTLMLACGLFMLGLIISLLVDQC, from the coding sequence ATGAAAAAAAGTAGCTTAAGTATCATTTGTTTAGGATTTTTTATGGTTGTTATGGATGTGACAATCGTTAATGTAGCACTGCCTAGTATTAAAGCTGCATTAAATACTTCAATGATGGGCCTAGAATGGGTAGTTGATGGTTATACATTAACTTTTGCAGCCTTTTTATTAGTTTCGGGCTTTTTAGGTGGTCAATATAACACGAAACGTGTGTTTCAATTTGGTATTATACTATTTAGCCTATCCTCTTTAGGCTGTGGCTTATCAAATTCTATTAGTCAGTTAGTACTATTAAGAGTCTTACAGGGTATAGGGGCCGCTTTTGTATTACCTAATTCACTAAATTTGATTAATCAATTATCAACGGATGAATTACAAAGAACGAAATTAATTGGTATTTGGGCAGCAATTGGTGGCATTGCAGCAGCTGTAGGTCCTATTGTTGGTGGTCTATTAACTGAATTAATGAGCTGGCGTAGTGTCTTTTTAGTCAATGTGCCGCTTGGTTTAATCTGTATTATTTACATTGAAAAAACGATACCAACAATCATTTTATCATCTAAGCGCTTAAATATTGATGTAATCGGTCAGATATTAGGTATTTTAAGCATTGCAGCATTGGCTTTTGCCTTAATTAGTGTTAGCGATTGTGGTTGGGTATCTGCTCAGTCTGTGATTCATTTTGCTTTATTTATTTTATTATTAATTGCCTTTATTTATAGCCAACTTAAAGTACCCTCTCCCATGCTTCCTATCCACCTTTTTAAATCAAAACACTTTTCAATTGCAGTGTTGGTTGGTCTTATTATGAATATTGCTTTTTATGGTGAATTATTTATTTTACCTTTGTATTTTCATCAACAGATGGGACTATCAATCGCTAAGACAGGCTTTGCTATGATCCCTTTAATGTTGGTAACAGGCATATCATCCTATTTATCATCTAAATTTATACAGGCTATTGGGGCTAAATTAGTTATGATGATTGGTTTTTTCATCGGGGTGATTGGTTTTATTAGTCTTTTAATGGTGATCGCTTTTCAATTCAGTTATCTATTATTTATATTGCCTTTAGCTTTGATTGGTTTTGGGATGGCATTTATAATGCCTGCAGCAACGGTTGTTATAATTAGCTCTGTTTCTAATCACTATCATGGGGTAGCATCGGGTGCTATTAATATGGCACGCCAAGTGGGTAGTTTAATTGGCGTTGCTATCTTTGGTAGCGTTATTACAAGTATGATTACATTTACTTTCGGTGTCGAAGTCACATTAATGCTTGCATGTGGTTTGTTTATGCTAGGATTAATTATTAGTTTGTTAGTTGATCAATGCTGA
- the fabG gene encoding 3-oxoacyl-ACP reductase FabG, translating into MRSILVTGASKGIGKQIAIKLAQANFKIACHYHSDKEGAQRTLDTIKKAGGDGYLLSFDIANAKDSKEILLETIEQKGAFYGIVNNAGIARDGAFPALTETDWNDVIHTNLDSFYHVINPCIMPMIRQRDGGRIITLASVSGVMGNRGQVNYSAAKAGIIGATKALAVELAKRKITVNCVAPGLIETDMTKDLDYQDEMIKQIPLRRMGQAEEVADLIAFLASDKASYITRQVISINGGLA; encoded by the coding sequence ATGCGTAGTATATTAGTGACAGGAGCATCTAAAGGCATTGGTAAACAGATCGCAATTAAATTAGCTCAAGCTAATTTTAAGATTGCTTGTCATTACCATAGCGACAAAGAAGGCGCTCAAAGAACATTAGATACAATTAAAAAAGCTGGTGGTGATGGCTATTTATTATCGTTTGATATTGCAAATGCTAAAGATTCCAAGGAAATATTATTAGAGACAATTGAGCAAAAAGGTGCTTTTTATGGCATTGTTAATAATGCAGGTATTGCAAGAGATGGTGCATTTCCGGCGTTAACTGAAACTGATTGGAATGATGTGATTCATACTAACCTAGATAGCTTTTATCATGTGATTAACCCATGCATTATGCCAATGATTAGACAAAGAGATGGTGGCCGTATCATAACGCTTGCTTCAGTCTCAGGAGTTATGGGTAATCGAGGTCAGGTTAATTACAGTGCTGCTAAGGCTGGTATTATTGGCGCAACAAAAGCATTGGCAGTTGAATTAGCAAAACGTAAAATTACCGTTAATTGTGTTGCACCTGGCTTAATCGAAACCGATATGACTAAAGATTTAGACTATCAGGATGAAATGATTAAACAGATTCCATTAAGACGTATGGGTCAAGCAGAAGAGGTTGCTGATTTAATTGCTTTTTTAGCATCAGATAAGGCAAGTTACATTACACGACAAGTCATCTCAATTAATGGAGGTTTAGCATGA
- a CDS encoding transposase, protein MTTRKRHSYDAEFKRNAASLYVNGKKSLSELTKQLGVAESTLYNWVSEYRQRGDESFKPKELSAQEKELLALKKQLADVSMERDILKKALTIFSKKK, encoded by the coding sequence ATGACAACTAGAAAACGTCATTCTTATGATGCTGAATTTAAACGTAATGCAGCATCGTTATATGTTAATGGTAAAAAAAGCTTATCAGAATTAACAAAGCAATTAGGAGTAGCAGAATCTACTTTATACAACTGGGTTAGTGAGTATCGTCAACGAGGAGATGAAAGCTTTAAACCCAAAGAACTCTCGGCACAAGAAAAAGAATTACTTGCGCTTAAAAAGCAATTAGCTGATGTTAGCATGGAGCGTGATATATTAAAAAAGGCGTTAACCATTTTCTCAAAGAAAAAGTAA